From Granulicella sp. WH15, the proteins below share one genomic window:
- a CDS encoding Tex family protein, with protein sequence MNDTRSLPPEILLHIAGVLNVPLHSLVATITLLDEGGTVPFIARYRKEATGALDEVQIRAIEENLAYFRELLSRRETIISSISEQQKLTDELRQKIESTLDKGELEDLYLPYRPKRRTKATIARERGLEPLADYLWSQQPAEQSLLDFAATFIDEAKQVLTVSEALEGARHIVAERIAETAEVRKSLRQLLHDEGTIVSRKTMDANDPQEKFKMYYDYREPVKTIPSHRMLAIRRGEAESILYFLIEMEPARATGIIRNHILGPEGDWTAQLDLAIEDSWSRLLSSSIQGELRLELKKRSDLDAIQVFRDNLNNLLLAPPAGPISVLGLDPGLRTGCKVAVVDETGKFLAHDVIYPHTGQTAKANQTLAQLVRQHNVRAIAIGNGTASRETDAFVRDFLAEQNLTEIFKVMVSESGASIYSASEVARQEFPDLDLTVRGAISIARRLQDPLSELVKVDPKSIGVGQYQHDVDQRQLQQSLEATIETCVNKVGVDLNTSSWTLLRYVAGITERMALNIVQYRNENGRFTSRAQLKQVTGVGAKTFEQAAGFLRIRGGSQPLDSTAVHPESYALVEQIAASIGAPIQQIIATPHLLDNVDRSKLSAGTFTLNDILEELRKPGRDPRDKFVAPSFHEGVRELADVQPGMVLEGVVTNVTKFGAFVDIGVHQDGLVHISELSNRFIKDPSEAVKAGQIVKVKVISADVMTKRIALSMKALMTPSRPAEPAAKPAQAGKPHPKPRQQQPAPPKSIEDKLAELSTRWKVR encoded by the coding sequence ATGAACGACACTCGCTCTCTCCCCCCCGAAATCCTTCTCCACATCGCTGGAGTGCTCAACGTCCCCCTTCACTCGCTCGTAGCCACCATCACTCTCCTCGACGAAGGCGGCACCGTGCCCTTCATCGCACGCTACCGCAAAGAGGCCACCGGCGCCCTCGACGAGGTCCAGATCCGCGCCATCGAAGAGAACCTCGCCTACTTCCGCGAGCTACTCAGCCGCCGCGAGACCATCATCAGCTCCATCTCCGAGCAGCAGAAGCTTACCGACGAGCTGCGCCAGAAGATCGAGTCCACCCTCGACAAGGGCGAGCTCGAAGACCTCTATCTCCCCTACCGCCCCAAGCGCCGCACCAAGGCCACCATCGCCCGCGAGCGCGGCCTCGAGCCCCTAGCCGACTACCTCTGGTCGCAGCAACCCGCCGAGCAATCGCTGTTAGACTTCGCGGCGACCTTCATCGACGAGGCCAAGCAAGTCCTCACCGTAAGCGAAGCCCTCGAGGGCGCACGCCACATCGTCGCCGAGCGCATCGCCGAAACAGCCGAGGTCCGCAAGTCCCTCCGCCAGCTCCTGCACGACGAGGGCACCATCGTCAGCCGCAAGACCATGGACGCCAACGACCCGCAAGAGAAGTTCAAGATGTACTACGACTACCGCGAGCCCGTGAAGACCATTCCGTCCCACCGTATGCTCGCCATCCGCCGCGGCGAAGCTGAGTCCATCCTCTACTTCCTCATCGAGATGGAGCCAGCCCGTGCCACCGGCATCATCCGCAACCACATCCTCGGCCCCGAGGGCGACTGGACTGCTCAACTCGACCTCGCCATCGAAGACTCGTGGAGCCGTCTCCTCTCCTCCAGCATCCAGGGCGAGCTGCGCCTCGAGTTGAAGAAGCGCTCCGACCTCGACGCCATCCAGGTCTTCCGCGACAACCTTAATAACCTGCTCCTAGCGCCACCCGCCGGTCCCATCTCAGTTCTCGGTCTAGACCCCGGCCTGCGCACCGGCTGCAAGGTCGCCGTAGTCGATGAGACCGGCAAGTTCCTCGCCCACGACGTTATCTACCCCCACACCGGCCAGACCGCCAAGGCCAACCAAACACTGGCCCAGCTCGTGCGCCAGCACAACGTCCGCGCCATAGCCATCGGCAACGGCACCGCCTCCCGCGAGACCGACGCCTTCGTCCGCGACTTCCTCGCCGAACAGAACCTGACCGAGATCTTCAAGGTCATGGTCTCGGAGTCGGGAGCCAGCATCTACTCCGCCTCCGAGGTCGCCCGCCAGGAGTTCCCCGACCTCGACCTCACCGTTCGCGGAGCCATCTCCATCGCCCGCCGCCTGCAAGACCCACTCTCCGAGCTGGTCAAGGTCGATCCCAAGTCCATCGGAGTAGGCCAGTATCAACACGATGTGGACCAGCGCCAGCTCCAGCAGTCCCTCGAAGCCACCATCGAGACCTGCGTCAACAAGGTCGGCGTCGACCTCAACACCTCGTCATGGACGCTTCTCCGCTACGTAGCAGGAATCACCGAGCGCATGGCCCTCAACATCGTTCAGTACCGCAACGAGAACGGCCGTTTCACCTCCCGCGCCCAGCTCAAGCAGGTCACCGGCGTAGGCGCGAAGACCTTCGAGCAGGCCGCAGGATTCCTGCGCATCCGCGGCGGCTCGCAGCCCCTCGACTCCACCGCCGTCCACCCCGAGAGCTATGCGCTGGTCGAGCAGATCGCCGCCAGCATCGGCGCGCCCATCCAGCAGATCATCGCCACCCCGCACCTGCTCGACAACGTAGACCGCTCAAAACTATCCGCTGGCACCTTCACCCTCAACGACATCCTCGAAGAGCTGCGCAAGCCCGGCCGTGACCCTCGCGACAAGTTCGTCGCCCCCAGCTTTCACGAGGGCGTCCGCGAGCTGGCTGACGTGCAGCCCGGAATGGTTCTAGAGGGCGTCGTCACCAATGTGACGAAGTTCGGGGCCTTCGTCGATATCGGCGTTCATCAGGACGGCCTCGTTCACATCTCCGAGCTGTCTAACCGCTTCATTAAAGATCCCAGCGAAGCCGTCAAAGCTGGCCAGATCGTGAAGGTCAAGGTCATCAGCGCCGACGTGATGACCAAGCGCATCGCCCTCTCAATGAAGGCTTTGATGACCCCATCCCGACCTGCTGAACCGGCTGCTAAACCCGCTCAAGCAGGCAAGCCGCATCCGAAACCGCGGCAGCAACAGCCCGCTCCGCCCAAGTCCATCGAGGACAAGCTGGCCGAGCTTTCTACTCGCTGGAAGGTCCGCTAA
- a CDS encoding AraC family transcriptional regulator, whose amino-acid sequence MSNSDESHKCRSFAGHELARRSFADFAVSETKYLPDQEIPTHSHNFSYISIALQGSYTEKCCSVSSDILPGQVILHVPGESHSNRFHQIGGRVLNVELYPSFLARLAEFQNIRPDGQRRLRNSYGLQLGTRLYREFSCRDVTSCWSLEGLTMELMAEIFRQHAPKIRESNCAWLSKVIELLKDTYKQPMTLEEIAAHVSVHPVHLARAFRKRHHCSIGEYMRKLRLEAACRELLGSKCSIAEVALRTGFSDQSHLCRSLKEYAGMSPLQYRKSHSV is encoded by the coding sequence GTGTCTAACAGCGATGAGAGTCATAAGTGTCGTTCCTTTGCGGGGCATGAGCTGGCGCGTCGTAGCTTTGCCGATTTTGCAGTTTCAGAGACGAAGTACCTTCCGGACCAAGAGATACCGACTCACTCACATAACTTCAGCTATATCTCGATTGCTCTGCAGGGTTCGTATACGGAGAAGTGCTGCTCGGTATCGTCCGATATTCTGCCGGGGCAGGTGATTCTGCATGTGCCTGGGGAGTCGCACTCGAACCGTTTTCATCAGATAGGTGGGCGGGTGCTGAATGTAGAGCTATATCCCAGCTTTCTGGCGCGGCTGGCGGAGTTTCAGAATATACGTCCGGATGGGCAGAGGCGTTTGCGTAACTCGTATGGGTTGCAGTTGGGGACGCGGCTATATAGAGAATTTTCGTGTCGGGATGTTACTTCGTGCTGGTCGCTTGAGGGACTGACGATGGAGCTGATGGCGGAGATCTTTCGCCAGCACGCGCCAAAGATCAGGGAAAGTAACTGCGCGTGGCTGAGTAAGGTGATCGAGTTACTGAAAGATACTTACAAGCAGCCGATGACGCTAGAAGAGATTGCAGCGCATGTGTCGGTGCATCCGGTGCATCTGGCGCGGGCTTTCAGGAAGCGGCATCACTGTAGTATTGGGGAGTATATGCGGAAGTTACGGCTGGAGGCTGCGTGCAGGGAGCTACTTGGCTCTAAGTGCTCGATCGCTGAGGTGGCGCTGCGTACAGGGTTTTCGGATCAGAGCCATCTTTGCCGCTCTCTGAAAGAATATGCGGGAATGTCACCGCTTCAGTATCGGAAGAGTCATAGCGTGTAG
- a CDS encoding carboxypeptidase regulatory-like domain-containing protein has protein sequence MTLLNRVRHAVSTCMRRLFVLLLFTFASIPLLAQGAAGTIVGRALDPSGASIVKASVTVRNLGTNETRAATTGVDGQYSVPLLPPGTYEVTVTAPGFSKSETQNITLLVDQTVRVDARMAVGQSTEVVEVTSAAPVVQTDSSSLGGVIDQRNVSTLPLNQRNFVSFTYLVPGVQIPAEGSIDSTQGLALSVNGSRETANNFLIDGIDDNDLVINQYSAIPSLDAVEEFKVQSGNYTAEFGRSGGAQINVVLKSGTNKFHGTAFEFFRNRKMDARNYFDRPECTANSIAGTCGPIPNLDRSQFGVSLGGPIIRDKTFFFAAYEYLDQREASTRQASVPSLVQLASALAAVPNPNSAGLAILKLYPAANVGTNLTTSNTFVSAPVSKQTTPFGVIKIDHKIGQNDMISGRYVVSNGTSLNAFDPLSPYTNLPGYGTTVLTNGQLAGGTWDHIFNDHMINQLRGGFNGENGSFHQTDNTNHNAALGFPTVLTNPIDLGFPNVSVSGFASIGQPTNTPQDHSTHTLHLADDLSWNPKFNGGRHQFHFGAEYRYYWYPLLFDTDARGIWNFQGQLANSCTPTKGNVLVELLCGTPDNATTVLQGVTMNLRAPSYDAYVQDDIHLTSHLTMNVGVRWELNVPPYELQNNLSTPDLSSNSVTCNPKPGCQWLTAGTNGVPRGLYSSTYHNFAPRVGLAWRPFDTDKFVVRSAFGIFYDIVPLNANLNARLNPPFRNTLTITNPNGTATIQTILNQPPGAIGSTGTFMDRNFHDAYMEDWNLDMQYQFWHNTLLDVNYVGTHGVDLPGNTNLNQPNVGGPIPYPQFGPTLTDIINNRYSAYSALQVKGEKHSANGLSFLLAYTFSRCLDNGSTLFGGLGGGNTAQYAHNLDAEKGLCSFNANHRLVISTVYSLPFGKGQKYLSSGGVASALAGHWQVSAINTDQTGQPFTVVRGIAQSGTYPTAGGDRPNQVGDPMVGGPVAGNPGCAAPATVRNPQHWFNPCAFAAAPGQFGNAARNNLLGPRFDDLDFTVLKEIPLMGNAQTLQLRGEFFNILNHPNFDLPTNNFDSSTVGAIQTANAYGGRPPRQVQLAIKYIF, from the coding sequence ATGACCTTATTGAACCGGGTTCGACATGCTGTCTCGACGTGTATGAGGCGGCTGTTTGTTCTGTTGTTATTTACGTTTGCCTCGATACCGTTGTTGGCGCAGGGAGCGGCAGGCACGATTGTTGGCCGCGCTCTCGATCCATCTGGGGCTTCGATTGTGAAGGCGTCGGTGACAGTGAGAAATCTCGGCACAAACGAGACGCGTGCCGCGACGACTGGTGTAGATGGTCAGTATAGTGTGCCGCTGCTTCCGCCGGGGACTTATGAAGTTACTGTAACTGCACCGGGATTTAGTAAGTCGGAGACGCAGAATATTACCCTACTGGTGGACCAGACGGTGCGTGTGGATGCACGAATGGCGGTAGGTCAGTCGACAGAGGTAGTTGAGGTGACGAGCGCGGCTCCGGTGGTGCAGACGGATAGCTCGTCGCTGGGTGGCGTAATCGATCAGCGGAATGTAAGTACGCTGCCTCTGAACCAGAGGAATTTTGTGAGCTTTACGTATCTTGTGCCGGGTGTACAGATTCCGGCGGAGGGTTCGATTGACTCGACGCAGGGACTTGCGCTGAGCGTGAATGGATCACGTGAGACGGCGAATAACTTCTTGATCGATGGTATCGATGATAACGATCTTGTCATCAATCAGTACAGTGCGATTCCTTCGCTCGATGCGGTGGAAGAGTTCAAGGTGCAGTCGGGTAACTACACGGCCGAGTTTGGGCGAAGCGGCGGTGCGCAGATCAATGTTGTTTTGAAGAGCGGCACGAATAAATTTCATGGGACGGCATTTGAGTTCTTCCGCAATCGTAAGATGGATGCGCGAAATTACTTCGATCGTCCGGAGTGTACGGCTAACTCGATTGCGGGTACTTGCGGTCCGATCCCTAACCTGGATCGCAGCCAGTTTGGTGTTTCTTTGGGTGGGCCGATTATTCGGGACAAGACGTTCTTCTTTGCGGCTTATGAGTATCTCGATCAGAGGGAAGCTTCGACGCGGCAGGCTTCGGTGCCTTCTCTGGTGCAGTTGGCTAGTGCTTTGGCTGCGGTTCCTAATCCGAACTCGGCTGGTCTGGCGATTTTGAAGCTGTATCCGGCGGCGAATGTGGGAACAAATCTGACTACTTCGAACACCTTTGTTTCGGCTCCGGTGTCGAAGCAGACTACTCCGTTTGGCGTGATCAAGATCGACCATAAAATCGGGCAGAACGATATGATTTCGGGCCGCTATGTGGTGTCGAATGGGACTTCGTTGAATGCGTTCGACCCGCTCTCGCCTTATACGAACCTGCCTGGGTATGGGACTACTGTTTTGACGAATGGGCAGCTTGCCGGCGGCACCTGGGATCATATCTTCAATGACCACATGATTAACCAGTTGCGGGGTGGGTTCAATGGGGAGAATGGGTCATTTCACCAGACGGATAATACGAATCATAATGCCGCGCTTGGCTTTCCGACTGTGTTGACGAATCCGATTGATTTGGGTTTTCCGAATGTGTCGGTGTCGGGTTTTGCTTCGATCGGGCAGCCCACGAATACGCCGCAGGACCATTCGACGCATACGCTGCACCTGGCGGATGACTTGAGCTGGAATCCTAAGTTCAACGGTGGACGGCATCAGTTCCACTTCGGTGCGGAATATCGGTATTACTGGTACCCACTGCTGTTCGATACGGATGCGCGTGGCATCTGGAACTTCCAGGGGCAGCTTGCAAATTCGTGTACGCCGACTAAAGGCAATGTGCTGGTCGAACTGCTCTGCGGCACGCCTGATAATGCGACAACTGTGCTGCAAGGCGTAACAATGAATCTGCGTGCGCCTTCTTATGACGCGTATGTACAGGATGATATTCATCTTACGTCGCACCTGACGATGAACGTCGGTGTGCGGTGGGAGTTGAACGTTCCCCCATATGAGCTGCAGAACAATCTGAGCACGCCGGATCTAAGCTCAAATTCTGTTACGTGTAATCCAAAGCCGGGATGCCAGTGGCTTACGGCGGGTACGAATGGTGTGCCGCGTGGACTGTATTCTTCGACTTACCATAACTTTGCGCCGCGAGTTGGATTGGCGTGGAGGCCGTTCGATACGGATAAGTTCGTGGTGCGATCGGCGTTTGGAATCTTCTATGACATCGTGCCGCTGAATGCGAACCTGAATGCTCGTTTGAATCCTCCGTTTCGCAATACGCTGACGATTACGAATCCTAATGGAACTGCGACGATTCAGACGATTCTGAATCAGCCGCCGGGAGCGATTGGGTCGACGGGTACGTTTATGGATCGCAACTTCCACGATGCCTACATGGAAGATTGGAACCTGGATATGCAGTACCAGTTCTGGCATAACACGCTGCTGGATGTGAACTATGTCGGGACGCATGGTGTGGACCTGCCTGGGAACACCAATCTCAACCAGCCGAATGTGGGTGGGCCGATACCTTATCCGCAGTTTGGTCCTACGCTGACCGATATCATCAACAATCGGTATAGCGCGTACTCGGCTTTGCAGGTGAAGGGTGAGAAGCACTCGGCGAATGGACTGTCGTTCCTGCTGGCTTATACCTTTTCGCGGTGCCTGGATAATGGCTCGACCTTGTTTGGCGGGCTGGGTGGTGGAAACACTGCGCAGTATGCCCATAATCTCGATGCGGAGAAGGGGCTTTGCAGCTTTAATGCAAACCATCGGCTTGTGATCAGCACGGTCTACTCTCTGCCGTTTGGCAAGGGGCAGAAGTACCTGAGCAGTGGCGGTGTGGCGAGTGCGCTGGCTGGGCACTGGCAGGTGAGCGCGATCAATACGGATCAGACTGGGCAGCCCTTCACGGTTGTGCGTGGAATTGCTCAGAGCGGAACCTACCCGACTGCGGGTGGAGACCGGCCAAATCAAGTGGGTGATCCGATGGTGGGTGGGCCTGTGGCCGGTAATCCTGGTTGCGCGGCGCCTGCGACTGTCAGAAATCCGCAGCATTGGTTCAATCCATGCGCCTTTGCAGCGGCGCCGGGACAGTTCGGTAATGCTGCTCGCAATAACCTACTTGGACCACGGTTCGATGATTTGGACTTTACGGTGCTGAAGGAGATTCCTCTGATGGGCAATGCGCAGACGCTGCAACTGCGGGGGGAGTTCTTCAATATTCTGAATCATCCTAACTTCGATCTGCCTACCAATAACTTTGATTCGTCGACTGTAGGTGCGATTCAGACGGCGAATGCTTATGGTGGACGGCCGCCGCGTCAAGTGCAGCTTGCGATCAAGTATATTTTCTAA
- a CDS encoding amidohydrolase family protein: protein MKFSRGMLLSLMGYGLVVTAHAQDAVTKTPVVKAIKFGKLIDGTGKVTTNAVVVIKGDRIESVGTGDSAIPSGAQVIDMSNRTGIPGLIDVHTHMTYWWDKNPRTTPNEGAANLLPQELAFLAGENARNCIDIGVTTVRDMAARNYTDIAMRNLINRGVMVGPRMFVAGPAIAAGGAVPRWGQAFPWVPPSQNQASGVEGVMTLARQEMAAGADFIKMFGSSGGFQTVETHQTFTYEEMQAAVNVAHTNGKRIAIHSYGASGARDAVKAGADTVEHAIDIDDATFAEMNRKHIIYVPTAYHNVWYIQNYKEFKWPESENLKIQAYQDKVEETTRRAIKAGVRIAMGSDAVFELFGHNTEELTYLVKSGMTPAQALAAATVNGAAALGMENDLGQVTPGHYADIVAVDGDPLSDISVVVHNVKWVMKGGKVMVDKTAK, encoded by the coding sequence ATGAAGTTTTCTAGAGGTATGTTGTTATCCCTGATGGGGTATGGGCTGGTTGTAACGGCCCATGCCCAGGATGCGGTTACTAAGACTCCAGTGGTCAAAGCCATTAAATTCGGTAAGTTGATTGATGGTACTGGCAAGGTGACGACGAATGCGGTTGTGGTTATCAAGGGTGACCGCATTGAAAGTGTCGGCACGGGAGATAGTGCTATCCCGAGTGGAGCGCAGGTGATTGATATGTCGAATCGGACTGGTATTCCGGGCCTGATCGACGTGCATACGCACATGACTTACTGGTGGGATAAGAACCCGCGTACTACTCCGAATGAAGGGGCGGCGAATCTGTTGCCGCAGGAGCTTGCGTTTCTTGCAGGGGAGAATGCGCGTAACTGCATTGACATTGGTGTAACTACGGTGCGCGATATGGCGGCGCGTAACTATACCGATATTGCGATGAGGAATTTGATAAACCGCGGCGTGATGGTGGGGCCGAGAATGTTTGTGGCGGGGCCTGCGATTGCTGCAGGTGGAGCGGTGCCGCGTTGGGGACAGGCGTTCCCGTGGGTGCCGCCGAGCCAGAATCAGGCCTCGGGAGTAGAAGGGGTGATGACGCTGGCGAGGCAGGAGATGGCGGCGGGTGCGGACTTCATTAAGATGTTCGGCTCGTCCGGTGGGTTCCAGACGGTGGAGACGCACCAGACCTTTACTTATGAGGAGATGCAGGCCGCTGTCAACGTTGCCCATACGAATGGAAAACGGATTGCGATCCATAGCTATGGTGCATCGGGCGCGCGCGATGCGGTGAAGGCCGGTGCGGATACGGTGGAACATGCAATCGACATTGATGATGCGACCTTTGCGGAGATGAATAGAAAGCACATTATCTATGTACCGACTGCTTACCATAATGTCTGGTATATCCAGAACTATAAGGAATTCAAGTGGCCGGAGAGTGAGAACCTGAAGATTCAGGCTTATCAGGATAAGGTCGAGGAGACTACGCGGCGGGCCATCAAGGCGGGTGTTCGGATTGCGATGGGTTCGGATGCGGTCTTCGAGCTGTTTGGGCACAACACGGAGGAACTGACTTACCTTGTCAAGTCGGGTATGACTCCGGCGCAGGCTCTTGCGGCAGCTACTGTGAATGGTGCGGCGGCGCTGGGGATGGAGAACGATCTCGGGCAGGTAACGCCGGGGCACTATGCCGATATTGTTGCGGTCGATGGTGACCCTCTATCCGACATCAGCGTTGTGGTGCACAACGTGAAGTGGGTGATGAAGGGTGGCAAGGTGATGGTGGATAAGACCGCTAAGTAA
- a CDS encoding lipocalin-like domain-containing protein: MSAATKRLGHHLLFLATLLLLIIPVSAQQKATQSQLVGYWKLLSVDNVKPDGTRAPRHGAHPAGLLIFDNQGRYSLIVLTEGTPEEYKAAVEGNNADYGHYTVNEAEQSVTFFMDHASHPQLEGSSHTRYFTLKGDRLTYTTTKLSPEGKSKDTFGEVVLEKMK; the protein is encoded by the coding sequence ATGAGCGCAGCAACAAAAAGACTGGGACACCACCTGCTATTCCTGGCCACCTTACTTCTACTAATAATCCCAGTCTCCGCCCAACAAAAAGCCACGCAGTCCCAACTAGTAGGCTACTGGAAGCTACTAAGCGTAGATAACGTCAAACCCGACGGCACCCGCGCCCCACGCCACGGCGCACACCCCGCTGGCCTGCTAATCTTCGACAACCAGGGCCGTTACTCTCTCATCGTCCTCACCGAAGGCACGCCCGAAGAGTACAAGGCCGCCGTCGAAGGCAACAACGCGGACTACGGCCACTACACCGTCAACGAAGCCGAACAATCCGTCACCTTCTTTATGGATCACGCCAGCCACCCCCAGCTTGAAGGCAGCTCCCACACCCGCTACTTCACCCTCAAGGGCGACCGCCTCACCTACACCACCACCAAACTCTCTCCCGAGGGCAAAAGCAAAGATACCTTTGGCGAAGTAGTTCTGGAAAAAATGAAATAA